A region from the Bactrocera dorsalis isolate Fly_Bdor chromosome 1, ASM2337382v1, whole genome shotgun sequence genome encodes:
- the LOC125778233 gene encoding uncharacterized protein LOC125778233, whose translation MGLHVDKPKANGSGNTNDGNTARRAFSRTDLLASITGINIDFLKHLHIILIALSSEFEIDAQRFRDYCIKTSELFFQNYEWYSMSATIHKILVHSSQIIEASVVPVGVLAENASDARNKFYKKDRTGHARKDSRVHNILDMYHRAMDSSDPYISSLCLQERTNSSKKLPFPREVIDLFKMPELPPELLLPSTSHEASSCNYSYDSDVSLESINNYSLELEAAENED comes from the coding sequence ATGGGGCTTCATGTCGATAAGCCGAAAGCAAATGGCAGCGGCAACACCAACGATGGCAACACAGCTAGAAGAGCATTTTCTCGCACGGACCTTTTAGCATCTATTACTggtataaatattgattttttgaaacatttacaCATAATCTTAATTGCTCTCTCCTCTGAATTTGAAATTGATGCTCAAAGGTTTCGTGATTATTGCATTAAAACCAGTGAACTATTTTTCCAAAACTACGAATGGTACTCTATGTCTGccacaatacacaaaatattagtACATTCGTCACAAATAATTGAGGCTTCAGTAGTACCCGTAGGTGTCCTGGCAGAAAATGCATCTGATGcgcgaaacaaattttataaaaaagatcGGACTGGTCACGCTCGAAAGGATTCAAGAGTGCACAACATACTTGACATGTATCATAGAGCTATGGATAGCTCTGACCCATATATTTCAAGTTTATGTTTGCAAGAACGTacaaatagttcaaaaaaacttCCTTTTCCTCGAGAAGTCATTGATCTTTTTAAAATGCCTGAATTGCCACCAGAATTGTTATTACCTTCAACATCTCACGAAGCCTCCAGCTGCAATTATAGTTATGATTCCGATGTAAGCTTAGAGtcgataaataattattcattgGAATTAGAAGCGGCTGAAAACGAAGATTAA